The DNA window TCTGGAATCTGAAAAACTTCAGGTGAGAACACGATTTTGCGCCCATTAACATTTGAACTTGATACACTTTCGCCAAGCGTAGCGCATCGATCAGAAATATATCTTTCAACAATTTTAAGGTTTTCATCATTTGAACCAATCATCTTCCTTAAAAAGGTTAAAGCTAAACCATCATAATCTTCATCATCCCAACTCAAACTTCTTAAAAGTCTTGGATGCTTTTCTACATCATCCAACGTATTAGTTAAAGCACCCAGTTCTCTCCAGTTGGTAGCACCAAATTCAGCTATTGCCGCATTCTTTAATTCAATTAATTTTTCACCAGACAATCGAGATTTCATATATTAAGGCCCCCTGTGTGATTATTTAGTTCTGTTTAATCTGGCTACGCTGCATGGCTTCAATGAATAATAATTCAAGACCAATTTCATCGCTTAATCCAACCATATTTTCAGGGTTCGCAAGCCACTGAGTAAAGTTCAAAGCCTCGTGCTTCCAGACATTTCGTAAATCAACTTTTTGGAGTTTTGATAAATTCATTATTGGCCTTCTTTAGGCGTTTCAGGATAAGAAGTTAATTGTGCAAGATAGGTAGGTAAAAACCACTCTCTAACTAATTCTTCATACATGCTGCTCAAGTTTGTAAGTTTATGCCAAATCACGTTTAGACAATTCTCTCTCAGAATCTCATAATCAGATTCTGGAATATTACCTGAGGTCAAATCAGAATGTAGACGTTGAATTTCATAAAAAGACCACTGCATTGGCTGCCAAAATTCATGACCATGCCAAATATCTTGATGAATACATTCTTCAACAAACTTCAAAATCATATCCAGAAATTGTCTTGGAGTTGTATCGTACTTGGGCGCCCGTAAGATTTCTGTGTGCTGATAATGAAATTTTCCAAAAGCGCCGTACATTTTCGCTCTTTTACCATAGGCTTTTAAAGCAACAAGATTATCTTCTTCATCTAAAATTTCATTTTTCAGTGGAATATAAATTGTCTTTGATTGTTTGGATTTGAAGTCAGGGTCTTCAGGAATCATGACCTTATCAATATAGTCATTTAAACAAACAAAAAATGCTCTTTCAGTCTCCACATCAACTAAAATCAACAGGACAGGTATTGCAAGCCCCATTGATTGCACAGTTAAAATTTCAGGCATCTCAAGATTAAACTTAGCCACCTCTACATCTAAATAATCATCTTTATTTTCTTGTAAATGGCCTTTCGCAACATTTCCTCGAGCATAACAACGTCTCGTTCCGTAATCGATTTTTGACGATGCTTTTAATTGCACAAAAAAGTTTTCTCCAAGAGTTTCGGCGATTGTTTGTGATTCATCGATAAAATCAAACAGTTCAACAACACAGTCAATACCATAATCTGGACCATATTCATGAACAACCCAAGCCACAGGAAGCTTTTCTCTTAAAATTTGAATGGATGCTTCCTCTTTTATTTGGTTAAGATGCCTTTGCTTTCTTCTCTGATTCATCTGAGTAAATCCTCCTGTGACCGAATCAACATTACTATTGTTGATGCAGTCATGTGAAGAACATAAGAAACAATATATTCAGGCACCTCCAGTGTTTCTGAGCCTTGACCATGGCCTCCCAGCTTATTCCTAACCGTTGGTATACTATTTTCAAGCAGAGCTTGTAGGCTCGATAATTTGGCTTGCAGAAATGATGGTACTAATTCATTTTTCAAACATACCGCTATCAGTTTTTTAGCATTATCTGCTTTTCCGTACTGCCAGTTATTTTGTTCACAAATAGATTTCATGACACTTTCAAAAGATTTTAAGCAATCAGCCAAAGCTTCTTTATGTTTTCCATGGCGATAATGCTCATAGGCACCTAAAAACTCTTCTTGCGCCCCTTCATACTCAGAGCTTTGAAGAAGCTTCAATGCTGGTTTTACTGTTTCAACATGAAGAAGCTCTGAATCAACACGAATAATTCGACCTCCATCAAACCTGTAACCAACTCCATTTTCTTTAAACCGATAATTAATTTCCTCAACCTGATTTTCAAAGTTTTGTTCATGGAAATGACCTATGAAAAGCAATCCAAGCTCAAAAATATCTAATATTTTTTCAGAATCGTTAAGTTGAAGTAAGTAATCCTGAACTTCTTTATCCGCATTGACGTTGTAGCGTGCTTTTTCGTATGGAGGGAGCTGTAAATACCCATGTTCTTTTCGAATAATTGTTCTAATTTCATTTAAAACATTGGCTGAGGCAGCGTTATAAGCTGTTCTGACGTAACCGTTAGGAAAAACTTCTTCCAAAATTAAAATAAACTGATTTTTAAGTCTGTCAGGAATTTTGTCATAGACAAACACATCATCTTGAAGCTCTTTTTCTTCTTGTTGTCGAGCAGAAAATAACTTAAATACTGCCATTAGGCTAACGCCTCCTGGGTGATGGTTTGGGCGAGTTGGGCTTGGGTGTGTTGCGCGGCTTGTAGTTGGGTTTTGATTTGATCGCACAGGGTCATGAGTTCATTCACTTTGGCGACGATTCGGCCTTGTTCGGCTAGTGGGGGAAGATACACAACAAAGTTATTCATTGAATTCAAAGAGAGGTTCTTAATCGTACTGCCGGTGGCACTAACGATTGCATAATCTTGAAAATAAGGGGCTTGTAAAACTTTGGATATGAATAACTTATCAATCTCCTCTAATAAATTAAAGTAGCAGGCACTTTTGCCAAGCATAACTTTTTCACCTGCGTAAAAACCGACTTTTCCAAGCGTACCATTTATAGAAACAAGCAGTGTTCGCTCGCAAAGCGGCTTTTTATGCTTTTCATACTCTGATTTATTTACTTTTTTTGTATCTGGTTTAATCTGAATCGCCTCTTCAATTAAGTTATTTCCATTTACAAAAAAGTAATCGCCCTTCTCATCATAACTTGGTGTGCCGTGAATACCATCACCCAAAACTGAAACTAAATCTTTTAATCTAACTGCCACCCATCCTTTCGGTAAATCAAACGGTTTTTCGGCA is part of the Thiomicrospira microaerophila genome and encodes:
- a CDS encoding STM4504/CBY_0614 family protein, which gives rise to MAVFKLFSARQQEEKELQDDVFVYDKIPDRLKNQFILILEEVFPNGYVRTAYNAASANVLNEIRTIIRKEHGYLQLPPYEKARYNVNADKEVQDYLLQLNDSEKILDIFELGLLFIGHFHEQNFENQVEEINYRFKENGVGYRFDGGRIIRVDSELLHVETVKPALKLLQSSEYEGAQEEFLGAYEHYRHGKHKEALADCLKSFESVMKSICEQNNWQYGKADNAKKLIAVCLKNELVPSFLQAKLSSLQALLENSIPTVRNKLGGHGQGSETLEVPEYIVSYVLHMTASTIVMLIRSQEDLLR
- a CDS encoding DUF4365 domain-containing protein, which encodes MNQRRKQRHLNQIKEEASIQILREKLPVAWVVHEYGPDYGIDCVVELFDFIDESQTIAETLGENFFVQLKASSKIDYGTRRCYARGNVAKGHLQENKDDYLDVEVAKFNLEMPEILTVQSMGLAIPVLLILVDVETERAFFVCLNDYIDKVMIPEDPDFKSKQSKTIYIPLKNEILDEEDNLVALKAYGKRAKMYGAFGKFHYQHTEILRAPKYDTTPRQFLDMILKFVEECIHQDIWHGHEFWQPMQWSFYEIQRLHSDLTSGNIPESDYEILRENCLNVIWHKLTNLSSMYEELVREWFLPTYLAQLTSYPETPKEGQ